A genomic region of Exiguobacterium oxidotolerans JCM 12280 contains the following coding sequences:
- a CDS encoding lysophospholipid acyltransferase family protein: MLRTIIWFIHFGLVLPLTLPFLPGAKRRKHAARYAYTQKVAHAWANSLLRLAGVKVRLTGEEHIPSDQPVVFIANHQGNFDIPILLGHIAKPKAFISKIEVNKIPIVNVWMNLMGCVMIDRKDRRQSLKAIRAGVETIKDGQSMIIFPEGTRSKGGPIAEFKAGSFTLATSSGARVVPIAISGSYRVMEETGRIRPATVDVTILPSIDPATMTQKELVATVEQQIKHIVEGV; this comes from the coding sequence ATGTTACGCACGATCATCTGGTTCATTCATTTTGGGCTAGTATTACCTCTTACATTACCATTTTTGCCTGGCGCAAAACGTCGGAAACACGCCGCTCGCTACGCGTATACACAAAAAGTAGCACACGCTTGGGCGAATTCACTCCTTCGCTTAGCTGGAGTGAAAGTCCGTCTGACAGGAGAAGAACATATTCCGTCTGATCAACCTGTCGTCTTCATCGCCAACCACCAAGGGAATTTTGACATCCCGATTTTGCTCGGACATATCGCAAAACCCAAAGCCTTTATTTCGAAAATCGAAGTCAATAAGATTCCAATCGTCAATGTTTGGATGAATTTAATGGGATGTGTCATGATAGACCGAAAAGATCGCCGTCAGTCTTTAAAGGCGATTCGTGCCGGTGTCGAGACAATCAAAGATGGGCAATCGATGATCATCTTCCCGGAAGGTACTCGCTCGAAAGGCGGACCGATTGCTGAGTTCAAAGCAGGGAGCTTCACCCTAGCAACATCTAGTGGTGCACGCGTCGTTCCGATTGCCATTTCAGGAAGCTATCGTGTCATGGAAGAGACTGGTCGGATTCGACCGGCAACTGTCGATGTGACAATCCTTCCTTCCATCGACCCTGCTACAATGACCCAAAAAGAACTCGTCGCTACTGTTGAACAACAAATCAAGCATATTGTAGAAGGAGTCTGA